A region from the Lysobacter sp. BMK333-48F3 genome encodes:
- a CDS encoding IS1595 family transposase: protein MNKKNRYYSRSKISEARFRALVRCWALDLTATSTAQLTGLSVRSVNSIFLALRRAIATECEQHSPFTGQVEVDESFFGPWRVRGKRGRGAGKKTIVFGMLKRGQHVYTQIVPNCKTATLQALIRGHIRLESEILSDCLSSYDGLVDLGYAKHWRIRHSGNHFAEGDNHINGIESFWSFAKRRLAKFNEVPKATFYLHLKECEFRFNHRHEDLYRATLKLLRSNPL from the coding sequence ATGAATAAGAAAAATAGGTACTACAGCCGTTCGAAAATCAGCGAGGCCCGATTTCGGGCCCTCGTGCGCTGCTGGGCCCTGGACCTGACCGCGACCAGCACCGCGCAACTGACCGGGTTGAGCGTGCGATCGGTCAACTCGATCTTCCTTGCCTTGCGTCGTGCCATCGCCACCGAATGCGAGCAGCATTCGCCGTTCACCGGCCAGGTGGAAGTCGACGAATCCTTCTTCGGACCGTGGCGCGTGCGCGGCAAACGCGGCCGCGGCGCCGGCAAGAAAACCATCGTCTTCGGCATGCTCAAACGCGGCCAGCACGTCTACACCCAGATCGTCCCCAACTGCAAAACCGCCACGCTTCAGGCCTTAATTCGTGGGCATATTCGCCTGGAGAGCGAAATCCTCTCCGACTGTCTGTCCAGCTACGACGGCCTGGTCGACCTGGGCTATGCCAAGCACTGGCGCATTCGCCACAGCGGCAATCATTTCGCCGAGGGCGACAACCACATCAACGGCATCGAGAGCTTCTGGAGCTTCGCCAAGCGGCGCCTGGCCAAATTCAACGAGGTGCCCAAGGCCACCTTCTACCTGCACCTGAAGGAGTGCGAGTTCCGCTTCAACCACCGCCACGAAGACCTCTACCGGGCGACCCTCAAGTTGCTACGATCCAACCCACTCTGA
- the grpE gene encoding nucleotide exchange factor GrpE, whose protein sequence is MNSHDLNPESAQAAQDEAPAGDVSELDALRAELGKLREDSLRERAELDNQRKRVARDIEMARKFANERLLGDLLPVIDSLEAGLAAAGEDSGALRQGMELTLRQLLKVGADNGLVAVDPVGLPFNPEHHQAMSLVPAPGVAPNHVVQVYQKGWLLNERLLRPALVVVSQDA, encoded by the coding sequence ATGAACTCACACGATCTGAACCCCGAATCGGCCCAGGCCGCCCAGGACGAGGCGCCGGCCGGAGATGTGTCCGAACTCGACGCCCTGCGCGCCGAACTGGGCAAGCTGCGCGAAGACTCGCTGCGCGAACGCGCCGAGCTGGACAACCAGCGCAAGCGCGTGGCGCGCGATATCGAGATGGCGCGCAAGTTCGCCAACGAACGCCTGCTCGGCGACCTGCTGCCGGTGATCGACAGCCTGGAGGCCGGCCTGGCCGCCGCCGGCGAGGACAGCGGCGCGCTGCGCCAGGGCATGGAACTGACCCTGCGCCAGTTGCTCAAGGTCGGCGCCGACAACGGCCTGGTCGCGGTCGACCCGGTCGGCCTGCCGTTCAACCCCGAGCACCATCAGGCCATGAGCCTGGTGCCGGCGCCGGGCGTGGCGCCGAACCACGTGGTCCAGGTCTACCAGAAGGGCTGGCTGCTCAACGAGCGCCTGCTGCGGCCGGCCCTGGTGGTGGTCAGCCAGGACGCCTGA
- the dnaJ gene encoding molecular chaperone DnaJ, translating to MSKRDYYEVLGVARNAGDDDLKKAYRRCAMKFHPDRNPGDKEAEASFKECKEAYEVLSDANKRRAYDQHGHAAFEHGMGGGAGGPGFADMGDIFGDIFGNIFGGAGGGGARGPRRGADIGYVMELSLEEAVGGVEKQIEIPTLDECETCKGSGSADGKVETCTTCNGRGQVRFQRGIFSMQQTCPHCNGRGQTIANPCGDCHGQGRVERTKTLQVKIPAGVDNGDRIRLTGEGEAGPAGSPPGDLYVEVRVREHEIFQRDGDDLHCEVPIRISQAALGDSIRVPTLDGEVELRIPAETQSGKLFRLRDKGVKSVRSRRPGDLYCRVAVETPVNLTPEQRELLEKFEATFVGEGARKHSPRSSTFLDGVKGFWDRMTS from the coding sequence ATGAGCAAACGCGATTACTACGAAGTGCTGGGCGTTGCGCGCAACGCCGGCGACGACGACCTGAAGAAGGCCTATCGCCGCTGCGCGATGAAGTTCCATCCGGACCGCAATCCGGGCGACAAGGAAGCCGAAGCCTCGTTCAAGGAGTGCAAGGAGGCCTACGAAGTCCTGTCCGACGCGAACAAGCGCCGCGCCTACGACCAGCACGGCCATGCCGCGTTCGAGCACGGCATGGGCGGCGGCGCCGGCGGCCCCGGCTTCGCCGACATGGGCGATATCTTCGGCGACATTTTCGGCAACATCTTCGGCGGTGCCGGCGGCGGCGGAGCGCGCGGTCCGCGCCGCGGCGCCGACATCGGCTACGTCATGGAGCTGTCGCTGGAGGAAGCGGTCGGCGGAGTCGAGAAGCAGATCGAAATCCCGACCCTGGACGAGTGCGAGACCTGCAAAGGCTCGGGCTCGGCCGACGGCAAGGTCGAGACCTGCACCACCTGCAACGGCCGCGGCCAGGTGCGTTTCCAGCGCGGCATCTTCTCGATGCAGCAGACCTGCCCGCACTGCAACGGGCGCGGCCAGACCATCGCCAATCCCTGCGGCGACTGCCACGGCCAGGGCCGGGTGGAGCGGACCAAGACCCTGCAGGTCAAGATTCCCGCCGGCGTCGACAACGGCGACCGGATCCGCCTGACCGGCGAAGGCGAGGCCGGCCCGGCCGGTTCGCCGCCGGGCGACCTGTACGTGGAAGTGCGCGTGCGCGAGCACGAGATCTTCCAGCGCGACGGCGACGACCTGCACTGCGAAGTGCCGATCCGGATCTCCCAGGCCGCGCTCGGCGACTCGATCCGGGTGCCGACCCTGGACGGCGAGGTCGAGCTGCGGATTCCGGCCGAGACCCAGAGCGGCAAGCTGTTCCGCCTGCGCGACAAGGGCGTCAAGTCGGTGCGCAGCCGCCGCCCGGGCGATCTGTACTGCCGGGTGGCGGTGGAAACGCCGGTCAACCTCACTCCCGAGCAGCGCGAGTTGCTGGAGAAGTTCGAGGCCACCTTCGTCGGCGAGGGCGCGCGCAAGCATTCGCCGCGCTCCTCGACCTTCCTCGACGGGGTCAAGGGCTTCTGGGATCGGATGACGTCCTGA
- a CDS encoding zinc metalloprotease, which yields MGKNGMFAAAAVAASLLVGPAAAGDAETVVAGAEGYQRQPLIQIVDEHGFQRDGLRCGAPPSTPQRRREVERRLQQLRAATPLRNGVWAATAASKTVPVWFHVVTRTDNTGNVSDARIAEQLQVLNAAYVGRGFQFALAGVTRTRNNTWYGNCVNNEMKMKNALAVDPARNLNIYTCKPGSYLGYAYLPDSYPESSKRHGVVVLHSSLPGGSSSNYNEGDTVTHEVGHHLSLEHTFEGGCSEPGDFVADTPPQASPSSGCPVGRDSCPGGGLDPITNFMDYSYDSCMNTFSDDQSIRMQDMVATYKPSLGT from the coding sequence ATGGGCAAGAACGGGATGTTCGCGGCCGCTGCGGTCGCCGCGTCGCTGCTGGTCGGGCCGGCCGCCGCCGGCGATGCCGAGACCGTGGTGGCCGGCGCCGAGGGCTACCAGCGCCAGCCGCTGATCCAGATCGTCGACGAGCACGGTTTCCAGCGCGACGGCCTGCGCTGCGGCGCGCCGCCATCGACGCCGCAGCGCCGGCGCGAGGTCGAGCGCCGCCTGCAGCAGCTGCGCGCCGCTACGCCGTTGCGCAACGGCGTGTGGGCGGCGACGGCGGCGAGCAAGACCGTGCCGGTCTGGTTCCACGTGGTCACCCGCACCGACAACACCGGCAACGTCAGCGACGCGCGCATCGCCGAGCAGTTGCAGGTGCTCAACGCCGCCTACGTCGGCCGCGGTTTCCAGTTCGCCCTGGCCGGGGTGACCCGGACCCGCAACAACACCTGGTACGGCAACTGCGTCAACAACGAGATGAAGATGAAGAACGCGCTGGCGGTGGACCCGGCGCGCAATCTGAACATCTACACCTGCAAGCCCGGCAGCTACCTGGGCTATGCCTATCTGCCCGACAGCTATCCCGAGTCGTCCAAGCGTCACGGCGTGGTGGTGCTGCATTCCTCGCTGCCGGGCGGCTCGTCGAGCAACTACAACGAAGGCGACACGGTCACCCACGAAGTCGGCCATCACCTGAGTCTGGAACACACCTTCGAAGGCGGCTGCAGCGAGCCGGGCGATTTCGTCGCCGACACGCCGCCGCAGGCCAGCCCGAGCTCCGGTTGCCCGGTCGGCCGCGACAGCTGCCCGGGCGGCGGCCTGGATCCGATCACCAACTTCATGGACTACAGCTACGACTCGTGCATGAACACGTTCTCCGACGACCAGAGCATCCGCATGCAGGACATGGTCGCGACCTACAAGCCCTCGCTGGGAACGTGA
- the dnaK gene encoding molecular chaperone DnaK — protein MGKIIGIDLGTTNSCVAIMEGGKAKVIENSEGDRTTPSIVAFTKDGEVLVGASAKRQAVTNPKNTFYAVKRLIGRKMTDAEVQKDLGLVPYAIVPHDNGDAWVATQDGKKMAPQQISAEVLGKMKKTAEAYLGEPVTEAVITVPAYFNDSQRQATKDAGKIAGLEVKRIINEPTAAALAYGMDKKGGDRKVAVYDLGGGTFDVSIIEIASVDGEMQVEVLSTNGDTFLGGEDFDKRVIDYLVEEFQKDQGIDLRKDPLALQRLKDAAERAKIELSSSQQTEVNLPYVTADASGPKHLNIKLTRAKLESLVEDLVKKTIEPCRIALNDAGLRASDISEVILVGGQTRMPKVGQAVAEFFGKEPRKDVNPDEAVAVGAAIQGGVMAGDVKDVLLLDVTPLSLGIETLGGVFTKIIEKNTTIPTKASQTFSTAEDNQSAVTVHVLQGEREQARYNKSLARFDLSGIEPAPRGMPQVEVSFDIDANGILHVSAKDKKTNKEQKVEIKAGSGLSEEEIAKMVADAEANREEDQKFHELVQARNHADALIHSARSAIKEHGEKLPGEAIGRAESAIAELETAMKGDDKAQIEAKSRALEEAAQSLFAAAGAGHADAPAGDAGASSAKSDDVVDAEFTEVKDDKK, from the coding sequence ATGGGCAAGATCATCGGCATCGACCTGGGCACGACCAATTCCTGCGTCGCGATCATGGAAGGCGGCAAGGCCAAGGTCATCGAGAATTCCGAAGGCGATCGCACCACTCCGTCGATCGTCGCCTTCACCAAGGACGGCGAAGTCCTGGTCGGCGCCTCGGCCAAGCGCCAGGCGGTGACCAATCCGAAGAACACCTTCTACGCGGTCAAGCGCCTGATCGGCCGCAAGATGACCGACGCCGAAGTGCAGAAGGATCTCGGCCTGGTGCCGTACGCGATCGTCCCGCACGACAACGGCGACGCCTGGGTCGCGACCCAGGACGGCAAGAAGATGGCGCCGCAGCAGATCTCGGCCGAAGTGCTGGGCAAGATGAAGAAGACCGCCGAAGCCTATTTGGGCGAGCCGGTCACCGAGGCGGTGATCACCGTCCCGGCCTACTTCAACGACAGCCAGCGCCAGGCGACCAAGGACGCCGGCAAGATCGCCGGCCTGGAAGTCAAGCGCATCATCAACGAGCCGACCGCGGCCGCGCTGGCCTACGGCATGGACAAGAAGGGCGGCGACCGCAAGGTGGCCGTGTACGACCTCGGCGGCGGCACCTTCGACGTGTCGATCATCGAGATCGCCTCGGTCGACGGCGAAATGCAGGTCGAAGTGCTGTCGACCAACGGCGACACCTTCCTCGGCGGCGAAGACTTCGACAAGCGCGTCATCGACTACTTGGTCGAAGAGTTCCAGAAGGACCAGGGCATCGACCTGCGCAAGGATCCGCTGGCCCTGCAGCGCCTGAAGGACGCGGCCGAGCGCGCCAAGATCGAGCTGTCCTCCTCGCAGCAGACCGAAGTCAACCTGCCGTACGTGACCGCCGACGCCTCGGGTCCGAAGCACCTCAACATCAAGCTGACCCGCGCCAAGCTGGAGTCGCTGGTCGAGGACCTGGTCAAGAAGACCATCGAACCCTGCCGCATCGCCCTGAACGACGCCGGCCTGCGCGCCAGCGACATCAGCGAAGTGATCCTGGTCGGCGGCCAGACCCGCATGCCCAAGGTCGGCCAGGCGGTGGCCGAGTTCTTCGGCAAGGAGCCGCGCAAGGACGTCAACCCGGACGAAGCCGTCGCCGTCGGTGCGGCGATCCAGGGCGGCGTCATGGCCGGCGACGTCAAGGACGTGCTGCTGCTCGACGTGACCCCGCTGTCGCTGGGCATCGAGACCCTGGGCGGCGTGTTCACCAAGATCATCGAGAAGAACACCACCATCCCGACCAAGGCCTCGCAGACCTTCTCCACCGCCGAGGACAACCAGTCGGCCGTGACCGTGCACGTGCTGCAGGGCGAGCGCGAGCAGGCCCGCTACAACAAGTCGCTGGCCCGCTTCGACCTGTCCGGCATCGAGCCGGCGCCGCGCGGCATGCCGCAGGTCGAGGTGTCCTTCGACATCGACGCCAACGGCATCCTGCACGTCAGCGCCAAGGACAAGAAGACCAACAAGGAACAGAAGGTCGAGATCAAGGCCGGCTCGGGCCTGTCCGAGGAAGAGATCGCCAAGATGGTCGCCGACGCGGAAGCCAACCGCGAGGAAGACCAGAAGTTCCATGAGCTGGTGCAGGCCCGCAACCACGCCGACGCGCTGATCCACAGCGCCCGCAGCGCGATCAAGGAGCACGGCGAGAAGCTGCCGGGCGAGGCGATCGGCCGCGCCGAGTCGGCCATCGCCGAGCTGGAAACGGCGATGAAGGGCGACGACAAGGCCCAGATCGAGGCCAAGTCGCGCGCCCTGGAAGAGGCCGCGCAGTCGCTGTTCGCCGCTGCCGGCGCCGGCCATGCCGACGCCCCGGCCGGCGACGCCGGCGCCTCCTCGGCCAAGTCCGACGACGTGGTCGATGCGGAGTTCACCGAGGTGAAGGACGACAAGAAGTAA
- the recN gene encoding DNA repair protein RecN, translating to MLAHLSLKQFAVVSAAELSFGPGLTVISGETGAGKSLLVDALGLLSGLRADSGVVRHGADRAELVADFTLDDAPQAAQWLRDNELDETGDGDVAVCQIRRVIRADGGSRAWINGRPVTLGQLGDLAGHLVEIHGQHEHQALMSKASQLGLLDAYGRCEAQREPVERAARAWSALLRERETLLAQGDVSDRIGWLEHQHAELEREALEPEALAKLLADHRRHAHAAGLIAACESAFARLGGDEGPSLTRTLQQVRGELQKMSEHEPRLGEVEAMLDQAAIQIDEAVSLLDRVRDDLDLDPSEFEQIEHKMGRLHELARKHRIAPEHLAATRDGLAAELEQLRGAGERLERLDGEIEAARAGWRRAADALGQARREAARSLGARATELIGELGMGGGRFDVAIEPLDEDRPDPQGGERVEFMVAANPGQPARPLRKVASGGELSRISLAIEVAAFGLDAVPTMVFDEVDSGIGGAVAEIVGQKLRTLGASRQVLCVTHLAQVAAQGHAHYRVSKAASEGVTQSAVVVLGAKQREEELARMLGGIELSKEVRAAARRLLADVG from the coding sequence ATGCTCGCCCATCTCTCGCTCAAGCAATTCGCCGTCGTCAGCGCCGCCGAACTCAGCTTCGGTCCGGGGCTCACCGTCATTTCCGGCGAGACCGGCGCCGGCAAGTCGCTGCTGGTCGACGCGCTCGGCCTGCTGTCGGGGCTGCGCGCCGACAGCGGCGTGGTCCGCCACGGCGCCGACCGCGCCGAGCTGGTCGCCGACTTCACCCTCGACGACGCCCCGCAGGCCGCGCAGTGGCTGCGCGACAACGAACTGGACGAAACCGGCGACGGCGACGTCGCGGTGTGCCAGATCCGCCGGGTGATCCGCGCCGACGGCGGCTCGCGGGCCTGGATCAACGGCCGTCCGGTCACCCTGGGCCAGCTCGGCGACCTCGCCGGGCATCTGGTCGAGATCCACGGCCAGCACGAGCACCAGGCGCTGATGTCCAAGGCCAGCCAGCTCGGCCTGCTCGACGCCTACGGCCGCTGCGAGGCCCAGCGCGAACCGGTCGAACGCGCCGCGCGCGCCTGGAGCGCGCTGCTGCGCGAGCGCGAGACCCTGCTCGCCCAGGGCGACGTCAGCGACCGCATCGGCTGGCTCGAACACCAGCACGCCGAACTCGAGCGCGAGGCGCTGGAGCCCGAGGCGCTGGCCAAGCTGCTCGCCGACCACCGCCGCCACGCCCACGCCGCCGGCCTGATCGCCGCCTGCGAAAGCGCCTTCGCCCGGCTCGGCGGCGACGAGGGCCCGTCGCTGACCCGCACCCTGCAGCAGGTGCGCGGCGAACTGCAGAAAATGAGCGAACACGAACCGCGCCTGGGCGAGGTCGAGGCCATGCTCGACCAGGCCGCGATCCAGATCGACGAGGCCGTGTCGCTGCTCGACCGGGTCCGCGACGACCTCGACCTGGATCCCTCCGAGTTCGAGCAGATCGAACACAAGATGGGCCGCCTGCACGAACTGGCGCGCAAACACCGGATCGCGCCGGAACACCTGGCCGCGACCCGCGACGGCCTGGCCGCCGAGCTGGAACAGCTGCGCGGCGCCGGCGAACGCCTGGAGCGCCTGGACGGCGAGATCGAGGCCGCGCGCGCCGGCTGGCGCCGCGCCGCCGACGCGCTCGGCCAGGCCCGCCGCGAGGCGGCGCGCTCGCTCGGCGCGCGCGCCACCGAGCTGATCGGCGAACTGGGCATGGGCGGCGGCCGCTTCGACGTCGCGATCGAACCGCTGGACGAAGACCGCCCCGATCCGCAGGGCGGCGAACGGGTCGAATTCATGGTCGCGGCCAACCCCGGCCAGCCGGCCCGGCCGCTGCGCAAGGTCGCCTCCGGCGGCGAACTCTCGCGCATCTCGCTGGCGATCGAAGTCGCCGCGTTCGGCCTGGACGCGGTGCCGACCATGGTCTTCGACGAAGTCGACTCCGGCATCGGCGGCGCGGTGGCCGAGATCGTCGGCCAGAAACTGCGCACCCTCGGCGCCAGCCGCCAGGTCCTGTGCGTCACCCACCTGGCCCAGGTCGCCGCCCAGGGCCACGCCCACTACCGGGTCAGCAAGGCCGCCAGCGAAGGCGTCACCCAGAGCGCGGTGGTGGTGCTGGGCGCCAAGCAACGCGAGGAAGAACTCGCCCGCATGCTCGGCGGCATCGAACTCAGCAAGGAAGTCCGCGCCGCGGCGCGGCGCTTGCTGGCGGATGTAGGGTGA
- the hrcA gene encoding heat-inducible transcriptional repressor HrcA, with protein sequence MTRRSPEPVLDPRARQLLRTLIGRYIHSGEPVGSQTLARHAGLDVSAATIRNILADLEEAGLLSAAHASAGRVPTAQGYRLFVDSLLQVRPLPEGEVARLRSELPAGSGTQALLGSASELLSAMTHFVGVVSVPKREQFAFRRIDFVPLDAQRVLAILVFADQDVQNRIIQTRRPYDGGELERVSNYLNAHFAGRPVAEIRATLVHELRHAQAEMQALLAQSVELAEQVLAPDGDDMVLAGQTRLMGLQELADLDRLRELFEAFARKREILQLLERTVRAPGVRIFIGEETGLAPLEGVSLVTAPYTAGGRVLGVLGVIGPTRMAYDRVIPVVQAAADALGDAFQPGEGGEPPQHPGSL encoded by the coding sequence ATGACCCGCCGATCGCCCGAACCCGTCCTCGACCCGCGTGCGCGGCAGTTGCTGCGCACCCTGATCGGCCGCTACATCCACAGCGGCGAGCCGGTCGGGTCGCAGACCCTGGCCCGACACGCCGGGCTGGACGTCAGTGCGGCGACGATCCGCAACATCCTGGCCGACCTGGAAGAGGCCGGGCTGCTGAGCGCGGCGCACGCTTCGGCCGGGCGAGTGCCGACCGCGCAAGGCTACCGGCTGTTCGTCGACTCTTTGTTGCAGGTGCGGCCGCTGCCGGAGGGCGAGGTCGCGCGGCTGCGCAGCGAACTGCCGGCCGGCTCGGGCACTCAGGCCCTGCTCGGCAGCGCTTCCGAGCTGCTGTCGGCGATGACCCATTTCGTCGGCGTGGTCAGCGTGCCCAAGCGCGAGCAATTCGCGTTCCGGCGCATCGACTTCGTGCCGCTGGACGCGCAGCGGGTGCTGGCGATCCTGGTGTTCGCCGACCAGGACGTGCAGAACCGCATCATCCAGACCCGCCGGCCCTACGACGGCGGCGAGCTGGAGCGGGTCAGCAATTACCTGAACGCTCATTTCGCCGGCCGGCCGGTGGCCGAGATCCGCGCCACCCTGGTCCACGAATTGCGCCATGCCCAGGCCGAGATGCAGGCCCTGTTGGCCCAGTCGGTGGAGCTGGCCGAGCAGGTGCTGGCCCCGGACGGCGACGACATGGTCCTGGCCGGGCAGACCCGGTTGATGGGGCTGCAGGAACTGGCCGACCTGGACCGGCTGCGCGAGCTGTTCGAGGCCTTCGCCCGCAAGCGCGAGATCCTGCAGTTGCTCGAGCGGACCGTGCGCGCGCCGGGGGTGCGGATCTTCATCGGCGAGGAAACCGGGCTGGCGCCGCTGGAAGGGGTCTCGCTGGTGACCGCGCCGTACACCGCCGGCGGCCGGGTGCTGGGGGTGCTGGGGGTGATCGGGCCGACCCGGATGGCCTACGACCGGGTCATCCCGGTGGTGCAGGCCGCCGCCGACGCGCTCGGCGATGCGTTCCAGCCCGGCGAGGGCGGCGAGCCCCCGCAGCACCCCGGCTCCTTGTAG
- the dapB gene encoding 4-hydroxy-tetrahydrodipicolinate reductase: MSAPLRLLIHGASGRMGQALLRLAAERDDVQVVAAFSRSQPTQRVVDGVPQFASSELDGAPAFDVAVDFSLPQGFDPVLALCAQRGRALVSGTTGLSSAQNAAINEAASAIAVVWAANYSLGVAVLTELVRRAAAALPGWDCDVVEAHHTRKLDAPSGTALHLGAAAEIGRGAAPHYASLRAGDIVGEHTVQFAAAGERLELIHRATNRDIFARGALEAALRVAHQAPGRYGLAELMFPNL, from the coding sequence ATGAGCGCACCCCTACGACTGTTGATTCACGGCGCCTCCGGGCGCATGGGCCAGGCTTTGTTGCGTCTGGCGGCCGAGCGCGACGACGTGCAGGTCGTCGCCGCCTTCTCGCGTTCGCAGCCGACCCAGCGGGTGGTCGACGGCGTGCCGCAGTTCGCCTCCAGCGAGCTCGACGGCGCGCCGGCGTTCGACGTGGCCGTCGATTTCAGCCTGCCGCAGGGCTTCGACCCGGTGCTGGCGCTGTGCGCGCAGCGCGGCAGGGCCCTGGTCTCGGGCACCACCGGCCTGAGCTCGGCGCAGAACGCGGCGATCAACGAGGCCGCCAGCGCCATCGCGGTGGTCTGGGCGGCCAACTACAGCCTCGGCGTGGCGGTGCTGACCGAACTGGTCCGGCGCGCCGCGGCGGCGCTGCCGGGCTGGGACTGCGACGTGGTCGAGGCGCACCACACCCGCAAGCTCGACGCGCCCTCCGGCACGGCCTTGCACCTGGGCGCGGCGGCGGAGATCGGCCGCGGCGCGGCGCCGCATTACGCCAGCCTGCGCGCCGGCGACATCGTCGGCGAACATACCGTGCAGTTCGCTGCGGCCGGCGAGCGCCTGGAGCTGATCCACCGCGCCACCAACCGCGACATCTTCGCCCGCGGCGCGCTCGAGGCGGCGCTGCGGGTGGCCCATCAGGCGCCGGGGCGCTACGGCCTGGCCGAGCTGATGTTTCCCAATCTGTGA